Proteins from a genomic interval of Youhaiella tibetensis:
- a CDS encoding UdgX family uracil-DNA binding protein (This protein belongs to the uracil DNA glycosylase superfamily, members of which act in excision repair of DNA. However, it belongs more specifically to UdgX branch, whose founding member was found to bind uracil in DNA (where it does not belong), without cleaving it, appears to promote DNA repair by a pathway involving RecA, rather than base excision.) — translation MSHRQGRDCDWYSEGRLQQLTVASKRTKHGNSCVRATLLVGAGDKAMAEQHGHANPAGASGEAPESLAEARREVQTCRRCDLNRDATQAVFGAGAARAALMLVGEQPGDQEDLQGLPFVGPAGRVLEGALQEAGIAREDIYLTNAVKHFKFAPRGKNRLHQKPNAGEIQACRFWLGLELGFVRPKVVVALGATALRALLERNATISSLRGTPMALENGTKLIATIHPSFLLRMPDRERAEAERQRFIEDLTAARKLALH, via the coding sequence GTGTCTCATCGCCAAGGTAGAGACTGCGATTGGTATTCTGAAGGCCGATTGCAACAACTGACTGTTGCGTCCAAGCGAACGAAACACGGCAACTCCTGCGTTCGCGCGACATTGTTGGTGGGAGCGGGAGACAAAGCAATGGCCGAGCAGCATGGACACGCCAACCCGGCAGGGGCGTCAGGAGAGGCGCCCGAGAGCCTGGCCGAGGCTCGCCGGGAGGTTCAGACCTGCAGGCGCTGCGACCTCAATCGCGATGCCACCCAGGCGGTTTTCGGGGCAGGCGCGGCGCGGGCGGCCTTGATGCTGGTGGGCGAACAGCCGGGCGACCAGGAAGACCTCCAAGGCCTTCCCTTCGTCGGCCCGGCGGGTCGGGTGCTGGAGGGCGCCCTGCAGGAGGCCGGCATCGCGCGGGAGGACATCTACCTCACCAATGCGGTCAAGCATTTCAAGTTCGCGCCGCGGGGCAAGAATCGGCTGCACCAGAAGCCGAATGCGGGGGAAATCCAGGCCTGCCGGTTCTGGCTCGGCCTCGAGCTCGGTTTCGTTCGTCCCAAGGTGGTGGTGGCCCTGGGGGCCACGGCGCTGCGCGCCCTGCTCGAGCGCAACGCCACCATATCGAGCCTGCGCGGCACGCCGATGGCACTGGAAAACGGCACGAAACTCATCGCCACCATCCACCCCTCGTTCCTGCTGCGCATGCCCGACAGGGAGCGGGC